The Streptomyces sp. NBC_00335 DNA window CCACCCAGACGCCCTGGATCTGGCAGGCGCGGGAGGTCGCGGCGCCGATCTCGGCCTTGAAGACGACCTTGCCGTCCTGGACGCGGGCGAAGGAACGGCCGCCGGCGACCAGCTCGGCCACCCGGGCCTGGTAGAGCAGGCCGCCGTCGCCGGTCATCGGGGAGATCCCGACCTCCTCGGTGAACATGGCCACGCAGGCGGGCATGATCAGGTCCATCTCGTCCTTGCGGATCCGGCGGACCCGGGGGTCGGCGGTCACCGCGGTGGACGGCTGCTCCATGACCATCAGGGGCTGGCAGGAGCGGACGTCGCGGGCCGGGCCCCAGCTCGGCTCCAGGAGCTGCCAGAGCAGCCCGGTGGCCTCGGCGGGGCCGACGATGGAGGAGCAGCGGCGTCCGGTGCGGCGGGCGCGGTCGGCGAAGGCCCGTACCGCGTCGGGTTCGGCGCAGACGGGCACCAGGTTGGCGCCGGCGTAGCAGAGCGAGCGGAGCTCTCCGTCGGCGTACCAGCCCCACATCTCGCCGCCCAGGCGCCACGGGTCGAGCCCGGCGATCTGGACCCGGGAGGTGACGAAGGCGTTCTGGACCGGCTCGCGGCCGAGGATGTCGAGCGCGGCCTCAAGGTCACGGGGCTCAAGGACCCGGGTGGTGGTCTGCGTCAACACTGGGGCCTCACCATGCAAGTCTGCTGATCTCCGCACTGTACCCGGACCGGCTCCGAGATGCCCCCGAGGCCCCCCGAGGCCCCTTGGAGGCCTCCCTGGCCGGTTCCGCCCGGTGGCGGGCCCGCGAGGGGCCCGCTCGCCGAGGACGCACAGGCCCACGGGCGCACGTACGGGGGCCGCGCGCCGAGGGCTCGACATGCCGACGGGCCCGCAACCGCACCTGCGGTTCGGGCCCGTCGTCGTTCGTCCAGCGGAGCTGCGCGCTTCCCTGCGGGGAGCTGTGGCCTAGACGCCGATGGCGACCGTCGGCTCGCCCGACATCA harbors:
- a CDS encoding GNAT family N-acetyltransferase, whose amino-acid sequence is MLTQTTTRVLEPRDLEAALDILGREPVQNAFVTSRVQIAGLDPWRLGGEMWGWYADGELRSLCYAGANLVPVCAEPDAVRAFADRARRTGRRCSSIVGPAEATGLLWQLLEPSWGPARDVRSCQPLMVMEQPSTAVTADPRVRRIRKDEMDLIMPACVAMFTEEVGISPMTGDGGLLYQARVAELVAGGRSFARVQDGKVVFKAEIGAATSRACQIQGVWVAPEFRGRGHSETGMAAVVAYALRDVAPVVSLYVNDFNTAARASYHRVGFREVGAFMSVLF